The window GGTATCGTTGCGGGCGATTTTATAGGGCAATAGGCTGCCCGCCTTTTGCACCAAGGCATCGTCGCTGCGTCGGCCGATCAAACGCTTCACCGCGGAAATGGTGTTCTCCGGGTTGGTGATCCCTTGTCGGCGGGCGATTTGTCCGACCAAGCGCTCGCCATTGTCGGCAAAGGCCACTACTGAGGGTGTGGTCCGGCTGCCTTCCGAGTTGGCGAGTACATTAGGGTCACCCGTCTCCATGATTGCTACGCAGGAGTTGGTGGTCCCTAAGTCGATGCCGATCACTTTTGCCATCTTGATTGCTCCTCAAAAACTAATTTCGACAATGCGTTATTCACTTGGCGTGCGAATGGATTTTATTTAATCATCGCTTGGGTCGTTTTCAACCTTGTCGCCGTCATTTTTTTTCTCTTTCGTTTCTAGCGGCTTAGCTACAATGACTAGGGACGGCCGCAGGAGCCGGTCGCGAAACAGGTAGCCCTTGTGAAGTTCGTCGACGACACTGTTGGATTCATGGTCGTCGCTTGCCATCTGAGCTATCGCTTCATGCTTCGACGGATCGAAGGGTTGACCTGCCGCCGAGATTTGGCTGACGCCAAATTTGCTCAGCACATCCAAGAATCCCTTAAGCACCATCTCCACGCCTTCGACCAGCGGCTTACCGTTGTCGCCACCGGCGGCGTGGGCGATAGCGCGTTCCAAGTTGTCGAGTACCGGTAGAATTTCTCTCAACAAGGTTTCATTGGCGAAACGAATCGCCTCGTCGCGCGCCAGCGCGTTGCGCTTCTTGAAGTTTTCCGCTTCCGCGACTTGGCGCACGTAGCGATCATAGTTATTCTTGGCTTCAAGCTCTTTGGCCGTTAATTGTTGCCGCAAGCTTGTCAGCTCATCGACGGTTTCAGCATTAGAATCAGCGCGATCATCGGCGCCGGAATCTCCTTTGGGTTGATTTTCACTGGCTGCGCCAGTGCTCTCATCAGAATCTAGTTTTGTTTCTCCACTCATGTCGCGCCATGTCTCCCTACGTCATGGTTGCGGCAATGTAATCACGATAGATTTAGCTGTCAAGTTTTTCTATCTTGAAAACCCCTGATATTTTATATAGTTGTCTGCTCTCATAAAAAAATGATATAGTTCGTTCAACCGTTTGTGACCAGTTCAATTATGCCTCCCAGCCTTGTTACACCCGCCATTGTACTGCGCTCCCGCCCATTTGGGGAATCTGACAGAATAGTTTCTTTTCTCACTGCGGACTTTGGCAAAATCACCGGCATCGCTAAGGGCGCGATGCGCTCACGTAAGCGCTTTGTCAATTCATTGGAGCCCTTCGCTCAGGTCAACCTACACTTTCAAGACCGGGCGCAAAGCGGTTTAGCATTTATTGTAGCCGCCGATTTGGTCGTTGGCTATCGTCATTTGGCGCGCAGTCTGGAAACCATTTCCCATGCCGCTTATTTGGTCGAGATTACCGATGGCTTAGTCGGCGAACGCGAAGAAAGTATGGCGGTCTATCATCACCTGCGCGATGGTTTGCGCCGCTTGGAAGAGCATGGCACATCGTTCCGACTGTTAATCGCGTTTGAGCTAAAACTATTGCGCCTCGTCGGTTATCAACCGGTGCTGGATAACTGCAAGCGTTGCGCCCACGAATTTCCCGATCCAGAGATTACTCTATGGTACTTTAGTCCGGCCGATGGCGGTGTCTTGTGTAACAGCTGTGCTAGCGTGCGCCGGGAGGCCTTACCTCTAGGCGCCAAAGCCATCGAAATCTTAACCGCGCTCCAGGCGGAACCGAACAACCTGCCATCGTCCCTGTCATTACCTATGTCAGTGATCAAGGAAATGCGCGCGGCGATCGAATTTTTCATTCAATTTCACATGGTGCGACAAATCAAATCGGCGGCTTTTCTGCAACAGTTTTCCCCGGCGTTTTCCGCCACGAACTAGCCCAGTTCGTTTAAGCATCAGTCCACACGACAATATCAATCACCAGGACAATCCTTAGAGTGAATCCAATGTCTGTTAAGAAAAAACAATTGTTCTTTTTTGGCAATGGTAAGGCCGAAGGCAGCGCGAAAATGCGTGAGCTGCTTGGTGGCAAGGGCGCCGGCCTTCATGAAATGACCCGTATCGGTGTGCCGGTGCCCCCGGGGTTCACCATGAGCACGGAGGTTTGCAGTTATTATTACGCCCATGGTGGGCAGTTTCCGCGCGACCTCAAAGCCCAGGTTGCGGCTAATTTGGCGCGGATGGAAAAAATTCTTGGCCGCGGTTTCGGCGCCGCCGATAATCCGTTGCTGCTCTCGGTGCGTTCCGGGGCGCGCGAATCGATGCCGGGGATGATGGATACGGTATTGAATCTCGGGCTTAACGATCAGACCGTGCAAGGGCTGATCGATCGGACTCACAATCCCCGCTTCGCCTTCGATTGTTACCGGCGCTTTATTCAAATGTACGCCGATGTCGTGCTCGGCATCAAAACCAATGGCAAAGCTGCCAGCGATCCCCTTGAAGTGATTCTCGAAGAGAAGAAAAAAGCCACTGGAGCGCGGAGCGATACTGAACTCAATGCGCAGGCGCTTCAAGAACTGATCGGCGAATACAAAACCGAGATCAAGCGCCGTCTGGGAAAAGATTTTCCCGAAGAACCGTTTGATCAGCTCTGGCGCGCCATCGGTGCGGTGTTCGGTTCGTGGAATAACGACCGTGCCATCGCCTATCGTGGGCTCTACAAAATTCCCAATAGCTGGGGCACCGCGGTCAACGTTCAAGCGATGGTGTTCGGTAACCTGGGCGACGATTGCGCTACCGGTGTCGCCTTTACACGTAATCCGGCAAGCGGCGAAAAACGTTTTTACGGCGAATTTTTAGTCAACGCCCAAGGCGAAGATGTGGTCGCCGGCATTCGCACGCCCCGCCCGATCATCGAGCTGAATCAATTGATGCCGAAAGCCGCGCGGCAATTGCAGCAAGTCGCTAAACTGCTTGAGCGTCATTATCGGGAAATGCAGGATATCGAGTTCACCGTCGAATCGGGAAAGCTCTGGTTGTTGCAAACCCGCACCGGCAAACGCACCGGTTTCGCCGCCGTGTGCATCGCCGTCGACATGGTTGCCGAAGGCATCATCAAGAAACAGGACGCCCTACGGCGCATCGAACCGGATCAGCTCAATCAACTACTGCGGCCG is drawn from Deltaproteobacteria bacterium and contains these coding sequences:
- the recO gene encoding DNA repair protein RecO, whose protein sequence is MPPSLVTPAIVLRSRPFGESDRIVSFLTADFGKITGIAKGAMRSRKRFVNSLEPFAQVNLHFQDRAQSGLAFIVAADLVVGYRHLARSLETISHAAYLVEITDGLVGEREESMAVYHHLRDGLRRLEEHGTSFRLLIAFELKLLRLVGYQPVLDNCKRCAHEFPDPEITLWYFSPADGGVLCNSCASVRREALPLGAKAIEILTALQAEPNNLPSSLSLPMSVIKEMRAAIEFFIQFHMVRQIKSAAFLQQFSPAFSATN
- the grpE gene encoding nucleotide exchange factor GrpE, whose translation is MSGETKLDSDESTGAASENQPKGDSGADDRADSNAETVDELTSLRQQLTAKELEAKNNYDRYVRQVAEAENFKKRNALARDEAIRFANETLLREILPVLDNLERAIAHAAGGDNGKPLVEGVEMVLKGFLDVLSKFGVSQISAAGQPFDPSKHEAIAQMASDDHESNSVVDELHKGYLFRDRLLRPSLVIVAKPLETKEKKNDGDKVENDPSDD